A portion of the Pseudomonas protegens CHA0 genome contains these proteins:
- a CDS encoding PfkB family carbohydrate kinase → MPRLLHTGQVIVDLVMAVERLPASGGDVLAQSAGFEAGGGFNVMAAAARNGLPVVYLGRHGQGRFGDLARAAMQGEGIQMSLEPGRGADTGLCVALTEASAERTFISHIGAEGELSAEDLARVRVEAGDYLYVSGYSLLQECKARALLDWLLALPRSIPLMFDPGPLAGSADSPLMAALLPRIDIWSSNRAEALQLTGTSQIAQALAQLESWLSPAALLVLRDGPRGCWVSRQGQAVQVPGFKVEAVDSNGAGDAHAGVLVAGLAAGLEPLMAARRANAAAAIAVTRRGPATAPGSAEVDALLARG, encoded by the coding sequence ATGCCTAGGTTGCTGCACACCGGCCAGGTGATAGTCGACCTGGTGATGGCGGTAGAGCGCCTGCCGGCCTCCGGAGGCGATGTGCTCGCGCAATCTGCGGGCTTCGAGGCCGGTGGCGGCTTCAACGTGATGGCCGCCGCGGCGCGCAACGGGTTGCCGGTGGTCTACCTCGGGCGCCACGGGCAGGGGCGCTTTGGCGACCTGGCGCGGGCGGCGATGCAGGGCGAAGGCATACAGATGAGCCTGGAGCCCGGCAGGGGGGCTGATACCGGTCTGTGCGTGGCCCTGACCGAAGCCTCTGCTGAACGCACCTTCATTTCCCATATCGGCGCCGAGGGCGAATTGTCGGCCGAGGATCTGGCCCGGGTCCGGGTGGAGGCGGGGGATTACCTCTATGTCAGCGGCTACAGCCTGTTGCAGGAGTGCAAGGCACGGGCCCTGTTGGACTGGTTGCTGGCGCTGCCTCGTTCGATCCCATTGATGTTCGACCCGGGGCCGTTGGCCGGTTCGGCAGATTCACCCTTGATGGCGGCGCTGTTGCCGCGGATCGACATCTGGAGCAGCAACCGCGCCGAGGCATTGCAATTGACCGGTACTTCGCAGATTGCCCAGGCGCTGGCGCAGCTCGAAAGCTGGTTGTCACCTGCGGCGTTGCTGGTGCTGCGTGATGGCCCCCGCGGCTGTTGGGTCAGCCGCCAGGGGCAGGCGGTGCAGGTGCCGGGGTTCAAGGTGGAGGCGGTGGACAGCAACGGTGCCGGTGATGCCCACGCCGGGGTCTTGGTCGCCGGGCTCGCAGCGGGCCTTGAGCCGCTGATGGCGGCTCGTAGGGCCAACGCCGCGGCGGCGATTGCCGTCACCCGGCGTGGCCCGGCCACCGCTCCGGGCAGTGCCGAAGTGGATGCCTTGCTGGCGCGCGGCTGA
- a CDS encoding DUF1285 domain-containing protein, with translation MSGPGKANDLLAQIPKAEKGLPPVHLWNPDFCGDIDMRIARDGTWYYLGTPIGRKPMVKLFSTIIRRDGDDYFLITPVEKVGIKVDDAPFVAVTLEVEGQGEAQVLRFSTNVEEQVVANDEHPLRVVIDPLTQEPAPYILVRHNLEALIHRNVFYQLVELAQTRQIDGQNWLGVWSCGVFFPIGLEP, from the coding sequence ATGAGTGGTCCAGGCAAGGCCAACGACCTGTTGGCGCAGATTCCCAAGGCTGAAAAAGGCCTGCCGCCGGTCCACCTGTGGAACCCCGACTTCTGCGGCGATATCGACATGCGCATCGCCCGCGACGGCACCTGGTATTACCTGGGTACGCCGATCGGCCGCAAACCCATGGTCAAGCTGTTCTCCACCATCATTCGCCGCGATGGCGATGACTATTTCCTCATCACTCCGGTGGAGAAGGTCGGCATCAAGGTCGACGACGCACCCTTCGTCGCCGTGACCCTGGAGGTCGAAGGGCAGGGCGAGGCTCAGGTGCTGCGCTTTTCTACCAACGTCGAGGAGCAGGTGGTCGCCAATGACGAGCACCCGCTGCGGGTGGTGATCGACCCCCTGACCCAGGAACCGGCGCCTTACATCCTGGTTCGACACAATCTTGAAGCGCTGATCCATCGCAACGTCTTCTACCAACTGGTGGAGCTGGCGCAGACCCGCCAGATCGACGGCCAGAATTGGCTGGGGGTGTGGAGTTGCGGGGTGTTCTTTCCCATTGGTCTTGAACCCTGA
- a CDS encoding NAD(P)-dependent alcohol dehydrogenase — protein sequence MYTAIGYAAQSATTPLAPMSFERRSPRADDVAIEILYCGVCHSDIHQARNEWGIAVYPLMPGHEIVGKVTAVGANVSKHKVGDLVGVGCMVDSCRHCEACAADLEQYCLQGPTMTYATPDRVDGSNTMGGYSDSIVVSEHFVVRIPEKLDLASAAPILCAGITTYSPLKHYGVKPGDKVGILGMGGLGHMGIKFAKALGAEVTLFTRSASKAEEARRQGADHVIVSTDVAQMQSVAGHFDFLLDTIPVPHDLNPYLDTLRFDGVHILVGLIEPVDPALHAGKLVMSRRVLAGSLIGGIAETQEVLDFCAEHGITCDIEMLDIRQINQAYERMIKGDVKYRFVIDMATLKG from the coding sequence ATGTACACCGCCATCGGTTATGCCGCCCAATCGGCCACCACTCCCCTCGCCCCCATGAGCTTCGAGCGCCGCAGTCCGCGTGCGGACGACGTCGCCATCGAGATCCTCTACTGCGGCGTCTGCCACTCCGATATCCACCAGGCCCGCAACGAATGGGGCATCGCCGTGTACCCGCTGATGCCGGGCCACGAGATCGTCGGCAAGGTCACAGCCGTCGGCGCCAACGTCAGCAAGCACAAGGTCGGCGACCTGGTGGGCGTCGGTTGCATGGTGGATTCCTGCCGCCACTGCGAGGCCTGCGCCGCCGACCTGGAGCAATACTGCCTGCAAGGCCCGACCATGACCTACGCCACCCCGGACCGGGTCGATGGCAGCAACACCATGGGCGGCTACTCCGACAGCATCGTGGTCAGCGAGCACTTTGTGGTGCGCATTCCGGAGAAACTCGACTTGGCCAGCGCTGCGCCAATCCTCTGCGCCGGCATCACCACCTACTCGCCACTCAAGCATTACGGGGTCAAGCCCGGTGACAAGGTGGGGATTCTCGGCATGGGCGGCCTGGGCCACATGGGCATCAAGTTCGCCAAGGCCCTGGGCGCCGAAGTGACCCTGTTCACCCGCTCCGCGAGCAAGGCCGAAGAAGCCCGCCGCCAGGGTGCCGACCATGTGATCGTATCCACCGACGTGGCGCAGATGCAGTCGGTGGCCGGGCACTTCGACTTTCTCCTGGACACCATCCCGGTGCCCCACGACCTCAACCCCTACCTCGACACCCTGCGCTTCGATGGGGTGCATATCCTGGTGGGCCTGATCGAACCGGTGGACCCGGCGCTGCACGCCGGCAAGCTGGTGATGAGCCGCCGGGTGCTGGCCGGCTCGCTGATCGGCGGCATTGCCGAGACCCAGGAAGTGCTGGACTTCTGCGCCGAGCACGGCATCACCTGCGATATCGAAATGCTCGACATCCGCCAGATCAATCAAGCCTACGAGCGCATGATCAAGGGTGATGTGAAGTACCGCTTCGTGATCGACATGGCGACCTTGAAAGGCTGA
- a CDS encoding ADP-ribosylglycohydrolase family protein → MNALQRALGAFYGLALGDALGMPTQSLSREQIQQRFGVIRTLEDAGPDQPIAANMPRGSITDDTEQAILVARLLVRGQGRIAPAALAQSLIEWEAQMQAKGSQDLLGPSTKRAIEMILAGESVEEAGRYGTTNGAAMRITPVGIAADVARPETFLQAVVEACQVTHNTSLGIASAAAVAAVVSAGINGQPLAEALALGVQVARQAQAQGHWVAGATIGARLDWTGTLRVDGDREGFARMLYELIGTSVASQESVVVSFALARQVALGQLPAFEALCMAAGLGGDTDTIAAILGAMLGACLGMEIWPGELIGQVRKVNELDLQPLVEQLLALR, encoded by the coding sequence GTGAATGCATTGCAGCGCGCCCTGGGCGCCTTCTACGGGCTGGCCCTGGGCGATGCGCTGGGCATGCCGACCCAATCCTTGAGCCGGGAACAGATCCAGCAGCGCTTCGGCGTCATCCGCACCCTGGAGGACGCCGGCCCGGACCAGCCGATTGCCGCGAACATGCCCCGGGGCTCCATTACCGACGATACCGAGCAGGCGATCCTGGTGGCTCGCCTGTTGGTCCGGGGGCAGGGCCGGATCGCTCCGGCGGCCCTGGCCCAGAGCCTGATCGAGTGGGAGGCGCAGATGCAGGCCAAGGGTTCCCAGGATCTGCTGGGGCCTTCCACCAAACGCGCCATTGAAATGATCCTCGCCGGGGAGTCCGTTGAAGAGGCGGGCCGCTATGGCACCACCAATGGCGCCGCCATGCGCATCACGCCGGTGGGCATCGCCGCCGATGTGGCTCGGCCCGAGACGTTTCTGCAGGCGGTGGTCGAGGCCTGCCAGGTGACGCACAACACCAGCCTGGGCATTGCCAGCGCGGCGGCGGTGGCGGCGGTGGTGTCCGCCGGAATCAACGGCCAGCCTCTGGCCGAAGCCTTGGCACTTGGTGTGCAGGTCGCCCGGCAGGCCCAGGCCCAGGGGCACTGGGTAGCGGGTGCCACCATCGGTGCTCGCTTGGACTGGACCGGCACCCTGCGTGTCGACGGCGATCGGGAAGGCTTTGCGCGGATGCTCTACGAGCTGATCGGCACCTCGGTGGCTTCCCAGGAATCGGTGGTGGTGAGTTTCGCCCTGGCCCGACAAGTGGCCCTGGGGCAATTGCCGGCCTTCGAGGCACTGTGCATGGCCGCCGGCCTTGGGGGCGACACCGACACTATCGCGGCGATTCTCGGTGCCATGCTCGGCGCTTGCCTGGGGATGGAGATCTGGCCTGGCGAACTGATCGGGCAGGTGCGAAAGGTCAATGAGCTGGACCTGCAGCCTCTGGTGGAACAGCTGCTGGCGCTGCGTTGA
- a CDS encoding purine-cytosine permease family protein — MSSSTAGSGAGQLETRGIEPVPEAECDGHPLQLFWVWFAANISILGLPLGATLVAFRGLSIWQVLLVAILGSVGSFAVVGLISVAGRRGRVPSLTLSRAIFGARGNIGPTLVSMLSRVGWETVNTTTAAFVLLSLSSILFQTPASAKDAPLLTLLFIGIFVLMTLSVSGLGHATLLVIQKWATYGFGALNVLVGGFLCATIDWAAVFNAAPAPMSAMIIGVGTMAAGTGIGWASSGADMSRYQHRSVTAGRLVASAAFGAGIPLVLLITLGGLLSVGNDHLASAVDPIIAIRDMLPTWMAVPYLVAAFGGLLLSNNLSVYSAGLTALTLGLKVKRVYAVLVDIVAIFLGSIYFMLIADSFYGPFISFISLLAVPITAWVGIFVVDLIHRHHYSADDLLNVGPSSAYWYRGGIEWRAFGAWVLAIVLGFCFTTIGTTAEDVWFTGPLADSWLGHNGLGWIVTFLVAGGGYALLGGARDRRAAFVENANA; from the coding sequence ATGAGTTCATCCACGGCCGGATCAGGCGCCGGGCAACTGGAAACCCGCGGTATCGAGCCGGTTCCCGAGGCAGAGTGCGACGGGCACCCGCTGCAGCTGTTCTGGGTCTGGTTCGCGGCCAACATCAGTATTCTCGGCCTGCCCCTGGGGGCGACTCTGGTGGCGTTTCGCGGTTTGTCGATCTGGCAGGTGCTGCTGGTGGCCATCCTGGGGTCGGTGGGGTCGTTCGCCGTGGTCGGTCTGATCTCGGTAGCCGGCCGGCGCGGGCGGGTGCCGAGCCTGACCCTGTCCCGGGCAATCTTCGGGGCGCGGGGCAATATCGGCCCGACCCTGGTGTCGATGCTTTCACGGGTTGGCTGGGAGACGGTCAATACCACCACGGCGGCCTTTGTCCTGCTGTCCCTGAGCTCGATCCTGTTCCAGACCCCGGCCTCGGCCAAGGATGCGCCGCTGCTGACCCTGCTGTTCATCGGCATCTTCGTGCTGATGACCCTGAGCGTCTCCGGCCTGGGCCACGCCACCTTGCTGGTCATCCAGAAGTGGGCCACCTACGGCTTTGGTGCCCTGAACGTGCTGGTGGGCGGTTTCCTCTGCGCCACCATCGACTGGGCGGCGGTCTTCAATGCCGCGCCGGCCCCCATGAGCGCGATGATCATCGGCGTCGGCACCATGGCCGCCGGGACCGGGATTGGCTGGGCCAGTTCCGGGGCCGATATGTCGCGTTATCAGCACCGTTCGGTAACGGCCGGGCGCCTGGTGGCTTCGGCGGCGTTTGGCGCCGGCATTCCGCTGGTGTTGCTGATTACCCTGGGCGGGTTGCTGTCGGTGGGCAACGACCACCTGGCCTCGGCAGTGGACCCGATCATCGCGATCCGCGACATGCTGCCGACCTGGATGGCGGTGCCCTACCTGGTCGCGGCCTTTGGCGGCCTGCTGCTGTCCAACAACCTCTCTGTGTATTCCGCCGGCCTCACCGCGCTGACCCTGGGCCTCAAGGTCAAGCGGGTCTATGCGGTGCTGGTGGATATCGTGGCGATCTTCCTCGGCTCGATCTATTTCATGCTGATTGCCGACAGCTTCTATGGCCCTTTCATCAGCTTCATCTCCCTGCTGGCGGTGCCGATCACCGCCTGGGTAGGAATCTTCGTGGTGGACCTGATCCATCGTCATCACTACAGCGCCGATGATCTGCTCAACGTCGGCCCGAGCAGCGCCTACTGGTACCGGGGCGGCATCGAATGGCGAGCCTTTGGCGCCTGGGTGCTGGCGATTGTGCTGGGCTTCTGTTTCACCACCATCGGCACCACTGCCGAAGACGTCTGGTTCACCGGGCCCCTGGCAGATTCCTGGCTGGGGCATAACGGCCTGGGCTGGATCGTCACCTTCCTGGTGGCCGGCGGCGGTTACGCTCTACTGGGCGGTGCCCGGGACCGGCGCGCGGCCTTTGTCGAGAACGCCAATGCCTAG
- a CDS encoding GntR family transcriptional regulator yields the protein MIKHVRFDKKTRVVDELIRRIESGLLEDGFQLPGEHQLAEEFGVSRGTLREALAELKRRNYIATQSGVGSIVTFDGVALDQHHGWAQALADSGALVNTEVLRLEAIQRPDLKHRLGTDQFIALDRRRRSTDGRVLSLERSLIPASGELEGLPRVGLIDDSLTITLAAYGYIGERGDQWIGAEPLNAEDAQLLGRAPGEVFLKALRTTYDRQGRFMEQVESLLDPQHFRMHLQFGEPR from the coding sequence ATGATCAAACATGTCCGATTCGATAAGAAAACAAGGGTGGTCGACGAGTTGATCCGGCGTATTGAAAGCGGCCTGTTGGAGGACGGCTTTCAACTGCCGGGCGAGCATCAGTTGGCCGAAGAATTCGGTGTCAGCCGTGGCACCTTGCGCGAGGCCCTGGCCGAGCTCAAGCGGCGCAACTACATCGCCACGCAAAGCGGCGTAGGCTCCATCGTCACCTTCGACGGTGTTGCCCTGGATCAGCATCATGGCTGGGCCCAGGCCCTGGCCGACAGCGGTGCGCTGGTCAACACCGAGGTGCTGCGCCTGGAAGCGATCCAGCGCCCGGACCTCAAGCATCGCCTGGGCACCGACCAGTTCATCGCCCTCGATCGCCGGCGCCGCAGCACCGATGGCCGGGTGCTGTCCCTGGAGCGCTCTCTGATCCCGGCTTCCGGCGAGCTGGAAGGCCTGCCTAGGGTCGGCCTGATCGATGATTCCCTGACCATTACCCTGGCCGCCTACGGCTATATCGGCGAGCGCGGCGATCAGTGGATCGGCGCCGAGCCCTTGAATGCTGAAGATGCCCAATTGCTCGGACGTGCTCCGGGCGAAGTCTTCCTCAAGGCCCTGCGTACCACCTACGACCGCCAGGGGCGCTTTATGGAGCAGGTCGAAAGCCTGCTTGACCCGCAGCATTTTCGCATGCACCTGCAGTTCGGAGAGCCGCGGTGA
- a CDS encoding MFS transporter, whose protein sequence is MSACTPQQSRVSAPLFGLFCLGSYLLSLSYGSTFLLSLLIGSRGGNEHDAGTVISTAMLSTFVAVIGSGHLSDRLGAARSVAVFGCLLAVASLGFALTPGVGPGLLFFGLTLGLGWGVFYTLGPIIVAMLVEPAQRARYFALLSGSMMTGIGSGPLLGRLASALGYPLTSAFLIAAGASLLGVLIFWRLGGRLRQQANHLGTAAASITWAGTAQVLSSRAVWPILMVGLGGCVFGGLSSFQTSYGPSRGVDYSLFFLGFMSAAIASRLLIAGIVVKRDPYRAACLLSGLMLVSILLFLFAVDSSASYLLAAVTLGVGYGLTYSVINGLAANEAPAGCTSQALLLFSLSYFIGVFGFPWLAGRIIVEAGIQALLFTVLGVALLNWLISLGRLGWRRLGHWRMAAGA, encoded by the coding sequence ATGTCGGCGTGCACCCCGCAGCAGTCCCGGGTCTCGGCCCCGTTATTCGGCCTGTTCTGCCTGGGCAGCTACCTGCTGTCGCTGTCCTACGGCTCGACCTTTCTCCTGTCGCTGCTGATCGGCAGCCGTGGCGGCAATGAACACGATGCCGGCACGGTGATTTCCACAGCCATGCTCAGCACCTTTGTTGCGGTGATCGGCTCCGGGCACCTCTCGGACCGCCTCGGCGCCGCGCGCTCGGTGGCAGTGTTCGGCTGCCTACTGGCGGTGGCCAGCCTGGGCTTTGCCCTGACCCCGGGGGTCGGCCCCGGCCTGCTGTTCTTCGGCCTGACCCTGGGCCTGGGCTGGGGGGTGTTCTATACCCTGGGGCCGATCATCGTGGCGATGCTGGTGGAGCCTGCGCAACGGGCCCGCTACTTCGCATTGCTGTCGGGCAGCATGATGACCGGCATCGGCTCCGGCCCCTTGCTGGGGCGCCTGGCCAGTGCCCTGGGCTACCCACTGACCAGCGCCTTTCTGATCGCCGCCGGTGCCAGCCTGCTGGGTGTGCTGATCTTCTGGCGGCTGGGCGGCCGGCTGCGCCAGCAGGCCAACCACCTGGGCACCGCGGCGGCTAGCATCACCTGGGCTGGCACCGCGCAGGTGCTGTCCTCCCGCGCCGTCTGGCCGATTCTCATGGTGGGCCTGGGAGGTTGCGTATTCGGCGGCCTGTCGAGCTTCCAGACCAGCTACGGCCCCTCCCGCGGCGTCGACTACTCGCTGTTCTTCCTCGGCTTCATGAGCGCCGCCATCGCCAGCCGCCTGCTGATCGCCGGGATCGTGGTCAAGCGCGATCCCTATCGTGCTGCCTGCCTCCTCTCGGGGCTGATGCTGGTGTCGATCCTGCTCTTTTTATTTGCTGTCGACAGCAGCGCCAGCTACCTGCTGGCTGCCGTGACCCTGGGGGTGGGCTATGGCCTGACCTACTCGGTGATCAATGGCCTGGCGGCCAACGAAGCACCAGCCGGCTGCACCTCCCAGGCGTTGCTGCTGTTCAGCCTGTCGTACTTCATCGGAGTCTTCGGTTTTCCCTGGCTGGCCGGGCGGATCATCGTCGAAGCCGGCATCCAGGCGCTGCTGTTCACGGTGCTCGGCGTGGCGTTGCTGAACTGGCTGATCAGCCTTGGCCGCCTGGGCTGGCGGCGCCTGGGCCACTGGCGTATGGCAGCCGGTGCATAA
- a CDS encoding AraC family transcriptional regulator codes for MLLTRHLDANATLVSLIQPLASRDGFVATALPGVQVLRASCDVARGPQIYEPSLMIIAQGSKLAYLGTRTLEYGAGHYLIQALSVPFECETFALPDAPLLGVSIAIDRAVLSELVLAMGVTEGRAASAQTLESMTSAVLDDAMRGCVERLLRCLHDPLECKVMGPSRVRELLFAALRGPQADALRALVEQQGQFARVAASLNHLHEHYTEPLNVETLARCANMSTSTFHEHFKRSTLLSPVQYLKRLRLLKAQQLLLGEGLGVAQVAHRVGYQSTSQFSREYKRYFERNPGEERAA; via the coding sequence ATGCTGCTGACCCGCCATCTGGACGCCAACGCCACCCTGGTCTCGCTGATCCAGCCCCTTGCCAGCCGTGACGGTTTCGTTGCCACCGCCTTGCCCGGGGTCCAGGTGCTGCGGGCCAGTTGCGACGTGGCGCGGGGCCCACAGATCTATGAGCCGAGCCTGATGATCATTGCCCAGGGCAGCAAGCTGGCCTACCTGGGCACGCGAACCCTGGAATACGGTGCCGGGCATTACCTGATCCAGGCCCTGTCGGTGCCCTTCGAGTGCGAAACCTTCGCCTTGCCCGATGCGCCGCTGCTGGGGGTTTCCATCGCCATCGACCGGGCGGTATTGAGCGAGCTGGTGCTGGCCATGGGCGTCACCGAAGGCCGGGCGGCTTCGGCGCAGACCCTGGAGTCGATGACCTCGGCTGTGCTCGACGACGCCATGCGTGGTTGCGTGGAACGCCTGTTGCGCTGCCTGCACGATCCTCTGGAGTGCAAGGTCATGGGCCCTTCACGGGTGCGCGAGTTGCTCTTTGCCGCTTTGCGCGGGCCCCAGGCCGATGCGCTGCGGGCGCTGGTGGAGCAGCAGGGGCAGTTCGCCCGGGTTGCGGCTTCGCTCAATCACCTGCACGAGCACTACACCGAGCCGTTGAACGTCGAGACCCTGGCCCGCTGCGCCAACATGAGCACCTCGACCTTCCACGAGCATTTCAAGCGCAGCACTCTGCTGTCGCCGGTGCAGTACCTCAAGCGCCTGCGCCTGCTCAAGGCCCAGCAGTTGCTGCTGGGAGAGGGGCTGGGCGTGGCCCAGGTGGCTCATCGGGTGGGGTATCAAAGCACTTCGCAGTTCAGCCGCGAGTACAAGCGCTACTTCGAACGCAACCCGGGCGAAGAACGCGCCGCTTGA
- a CDS encoding DUF4823 domain-containing protein, with product MRSLVLLLAFLALGGCMNVSDMGEGVRYHLSDAGVLDHSDTRRTSSFRIQPDSFIFIAQGHFVPPGGAYPRPNVVAEEAFNGFVEYFPMVRRAKAPEGLNEAMAEAREAGAHYLLYARFAKADDRIGNSDEWLDQEAVDRLGVDTSTIQIMLIETSTQYLIDSARIRSRGGLLTFHDNKPQDLLGPPLQQYARGLLGLSD from the coding sequence ATGCGTAGCCTGGTTTTGCTGCTGGCCTTTTTGGCACTCGGCGGCTGCATGAATGTCAGTGATATGGGCGAAGGGGTGCGCTATCACCTGAGTGATGCGGGGGTGCTCGATCACAGTGATACACGCCGCACCAGCTCGTTCCGCATTCAGCCGGATTCGTTCATTTTCATTGCCCAGGGGCATTTCGTACCGCCGGGTGGCGCTTATCCGCGGCCCAACGTGGTAGCCGAGGAAGCCTTCAACGGCTTTGTCGAGTATTTCCCCATGGTGCGTCGGGCCAAGGCGCCCGAGGGCCTGAATGAAGCCATGGCCGAAGCCCGGGAAGCGGGGGCGCACTATCTGCTCTACGCCCGTTTCGCCAAGGCCGATGACCGTATCGGTAACTCTGACGAGTGGCTGGATCAGGAAGCCGTGGACCGCCTAGGGGTGGATACCAGTACCATCCAGATCATGTTGATCGAAACCAGTACCCAGTACCTGATCGATTCCGCGCGGATTCGCAGCCGTGGCGGTTTACTGACGTTCCACGACAACAAGCCACAGGATCTGCTTGGTCCGCCGTTGCAGCAATACGCGCGCGGCCTGCTGGGCCTGAGCGACTGA
- a CDS encoding Rho termination factor N-terminal domain-containing protein, whose protein sequence is MTRGSKAKYTLAQRRKAAAIEASYEERGLSPEQAEARAWATVNKQSGGGERAGGSGRDKSPADKARARSESARRAVATRHGHARNSAASLGTQSKVSLMREARAKKIPGRSRMRKQELIEALSKAG, encoded by the coding sequence ATGACTCGAGGAAGCAAAGCCAAATACACCCTGGCCCAGCGCCGCAAGGCCGCGGCCATCGAAGCCAGCTACGAAGAACGCGGGCTCTCGCCGGAGCAGGCCGAAGCACGGGCCTGGGCCACGGTGAACAAGCAGTCCGGCGGCGGTGAACGGGCGGGCGGCTCCGGTCGGGACAAAAGCCCGGCAGACAAGGCCCGGGCCCGCAGCGAGTCGGCCCGACGCGCGGTGGCTACGCGCCACGGGCATGCCCGCAACAGCGCGGCGTCCCTGGGCACCCAGAGCAAGGTCAGCCTGATGCGCGAAGCTCGGGCGAAGAAGATTCCGGGACGCTCGCGCATGCGCAAGCAGGAGCTGATCGAAGCCCTGAGCAAGGCCGGCTGA
- a CDS encoding GNAT family N-acetyltransferase has protein sequence MTVEIRPALPSDAPQILAFITELADYERARHEVIASVADIERSLFSEGATAHGLICLREGVPIGFAVFFFSYSTWLGSNCLYLEDLYITPEQRGGGAGKQLLRHLAQIACDNDCGRFEWSVLEWNEPAIQFYKSLGAQPQEEWVKYRMDGEVLRAFARG, from the coding sequence ATGACCGTAGAAATCCGTCCTGCACTGCCCAGCGATGCCCCGCAGATTCTTGCGTTCATCACCGAACTTGCCGATTACGAGCGGGCCCGCCATGAAGTGATCGCCAGCGTCGCCGATATCGAACGCAGCCTGTTCAGCGAGGGGGCCACGGCCCATGGCCTGATCTGCCTGCGCGAAGGCGTGCCGATCGGCTTTGCGGTGTTCTTCTTCAGTTATTCCACTTGGCTGGGCAGCAACTGCCTGTACCTGGAGGACCTTTACATCACTCCGGAACAACGGGGCGGCGGGGCGGGCAAGCAACTGCTGCGGCATCTGGCGCAGATCGCCTGTGACAATGATTGCGGGCGCTTCGAATGGAGCGTGCTGGAGTGGAACGAGCCGGCGATCCAGTTCTACAAGTCCCTGGGCGCCCAGCCTCAGGAGGAATGGGTCAAGTACCGCATGGATGGCGAAGTGCTGCGCGCCTTTGCTCGCGGCTGA